The following coding sequences lie in one Cronobacter universalis NCTC 9529 genomic window:
- a CDS encoding DUF4303 domain-containing protein — translation MGSWHNYQQEVLNLLIQQEFSALHEKYQGDEIYAVVLVLDDDALSSYMAISTKVSIENMHKGIEWEGYSWVLGFFDDNDDVGVRSFTTIMMEHYNEDILPLLPEGYDFDPERRRNINLYVSAMKKAKQQLCVSLGSNVNNIVFYITIPGEPEIDHASALEINEPSDNLSWFIKTYKYFL, via the coding sequence ATGGGTTCGTGGCATAATTATCAGCAAGAAGTACTTAACCTTTTAATCCAGCAAGAGTTTTCCGCTTTACACGAAAAATATCAGGGTGATGAAATCTACGCTGTGGTATTAGTATTAGATGATGACGCTCTTTCAAGCTATATGGCTATATCTACAAAGGTAAGTATTGAAAATATGCATAAGGGCATTGAGTGGGAGGGGTATTCCTGGGTGCTTGGTTTTTTTGATGATAATGATGATGTCGGCGTCCGTTCTTTCACAACTATAATGATGGAGCATTATAATGAAGATATTCTTCCTTTACTGCCTGAAGGATATGACTTTGATCCTGAAAGAAGAAGAAATATTAATCTCTATGTAAGTGCCATGAAAAAGGCAAAACAACAGCTATGTGTCTCTCTCGGCAGTAACGTAAATAATATTGTCTTTTATATTACTATCCCCGGCGAACCGGAAATTGATCATGCTTCTGCGTTAGAAATTAATGAGCCTTCAGATAATCTGAGTTGGTTCATTAAGACTTATAAGTATTTTTTATAA